Proteins encoded by one window of Arachis ipaensis cultivar K30076 chromosome B04, Araip1.1, whole genome shotgun sequence:
- the LOC110271468 gene encoding uncharacterized protein LOC110271468 produces MDRKGRICSELLSFFLINFSRFLVSSVLFAGGHILNFETPCHIRDITRNPKKSDTTFVLAAPRFHISSRSATPPPNNPPRRNSLHFSLPHCSTLPLSLPPTTLPTSTMSSVLFAGGHILNFETPCHIRDITRNPKKSDTTFVLAAPRFHISSRSATPPPNNPPRRNSLHFSLPHCSTLPLSLPPTTLPTSTSGHILNFETP; encoded by the exons atggaTAGAAAAGGGag AATTTGTTCAGAGCTTTTgtctttctttttaattaattttagtagATTTTTAGTGAGTTCTGTTCTCTTTGCAGGTGGCcacattttgaattttgaaactcCATGCCATATTCGCGACATCACCAGAAACCCTAAGAAATCAGACACCACCTTTGTCCTCGCTGCTCCTCGCTTCCACATCTCCAGCCGCTCTGCAACTCCTCCGCCAAACAATCCGCCGCGACGTAACTCGCTGCATTTTTCTCTCCCTCACTGCTCCACTCTGCCACTGTCTCTGCCGCCAACAACTCTGCCAACATCTACCA TGAGTTCTGTTCTCTTTGCAGGTGGCcacattttgaattttgaaactcCATGCCATATTCGCGACATCACCAGAAACCCTAAGAAATCAGACACCACCTTTGTCCTCGCTGCTCCTCGCTTCCACATCTCCAGCCGCTCTGCAACTCCTCCGCCAAACAATCCGCCGCGACGTAACTCGCTGCATTTTTCTCTCCCTCACTGCTCCACTCTGCCACTGTCTCTGCCGCCAACAACTCTGCCAACATCTACCA GTGGCcacattttgaattttgaaactcCATAA